A stretch of Kaistella flava (ex Peng et al. 2021) DNA encodes these proteins:
- a CDS encoding DUF4133 domain-containing protein, translating into MKKPLIFFGLKDKYIYFAMGSAVGGLITVAILSSLFGLFGMIIGAAIGGTGVFLSYKMQDSKGLYNKTRNEEELHIIPTKFRNVKLLPKKVNHELKEKNF; encoded by the coding sequence TTGAAAAAGCCCCTTATATTTTTCGGACTAAAAGACAAGTATATCTACTTCGCGATGGGTTCAGCCGTTGGTGGACTTATTACAGTTGCGATACTTTCTTCTTTGTTTGGATTATTCGGAATGATCATCGGCGCAGCAATAGGAGGAACTGGAGTCTTTCTCAGTTACAAAATGCAGGATAGCAAAGGGCTATATAACAAAACAAGGAACGAAGAAGAATTGCACATTATTCCGACAAAATTCAGAAATGTAAAACTTTTACCAAAAAAAGTAAATCATGAACTTAAAGAAAAAAACTTTTGA
- a CDS encoding DUF4134 domain-containing protein, translated as MMNQEFKKHKMMKRAITVFAIVLSLTPAFAQSGGSAALGAAASTISGYITDLGLLIYAIGAIVGTVGGIRIYNKWTNGDQDINKEIVGWGGACIFLLLVPTFIAAIF; from the coding sequence ATGATGAATCAAGAATTCAAAAAACACAAAATGATGAAAAGAGCAATAACTGTTTTTGCGATTGTTCTGTCCTTAACTCCTGCATTTGCACAATCTGGTGGTAGTGCGGCTTTAGGTGCAGCAGCCTCAACTATTTCCGGTTATATCACCGATTTGGGATTGCTGATTTATGCCATTGGTGCCATCGTAGGAACGGTCGGAGGAATTAGGATTTACAACAAATGGACGAATGGAGACCAAGACATCAACAAAGAAATTGTTGGTTGGGGAGGTGCCTGTATTTTCCTTTTGCTAGTTCCAACATTTATTGCGGCAATATTCTAA
- a CDS encoding ParA family protein, translating to MIITFATQKGGTGKTTLAIAFANYISTISKRKLNVFDFDFQKSFYHKWKEDEALNLPKLYEVEIIEEEVEQPFSDFETIIGLKESEDINLFDLAGTLDEKYIDLLIYSDFIIIPFEYSDVSAKSTLVFVNLMGQLESQAERIFIRSKYDKGYKYLNQEGMDSEIVKYGLLLKNPVFKRNCLQTISTRELTKHQKYAVKNSLDELINCINGSLEISL from the coding sequence ATGATTATCACTTTTGCAACTCAGAAAGGAGGAACCGGTAAAACTACACTTGCCATTGCCTTCGCTAATTACATTTCGACAATTTCAAAAAGAAAGCTTAATGTCTTTGATTTTGATTTTCAAAAATCATTTTACCACAAATGGAAGGAAGATGAAGCGCTGAATCTTCCAAAGCTTTACGAAGTGGAAATTATAGAGGAGGAAGTGGAGCAGCCGTTTTCCGATTTTGAAACCATTATTGGACTTAAAGAGAGTGAAGATATTAACCTGTTTGACTTGGCAGGAACGCTGGATGAAAAATATATCGATTTATTGATTTATAGCGATTTCATCATTATCCCTTTTGAATATTCTGATGTCTCTGCAAAATCAACTTTAGTATTTGTCAATTTAATGGGACAGTTAGAAAGCCAGGCGGAACGAATTTTTATCCGGTCAAAATATGATAAAGGCTATAAATATCTTAATCAGGAAGGAATGGATTCGGAAATAGTAAAATATGGTCTTCTATTGAAGAACCCTGTTTTTAAAAGGAATTGTCTACAAACAATTAGTACGAGAGAATTAACGAAACATCAAAAATATGCAGTTAAAAACTCATTGGATGAGCTCATTAATTGCATCAACGGATCGCTGGAAATTTCGCTTTAA
- a CDS encoding relaxase/mobilization nuclease domain-containing protein has product MIVKVMAAAGSSFPGVNYNDKKIDKGSGELMLMKNFPSFINESSKKEQVRDYLRAISIGNKKVLKPQFHAMISTKFQEHSKEELAKIAENFMDEMGYGKQPFTVVFHNDTDNNHVHMVTTRVDKTTGKKINDSYEKLKSQKALAQVMEKIYGLNEDEKLNKLLKYKISSLNQLETLLERSGYKMVKNKKDENAFDILKNGVKQKTIDGNQIIFDHQKNDNRKNQIKAILIKYKEIHSNRVFKVEDNRRQESMLPDEKLAPRENHSKMKIEFESELQKKLKDIFGIDIIFHQKEDLKPFGYTLIDHKSGKVYKGSEVLKMNELFEFTSDKIDKKLFEILKDYNIPNLESKMILLEFLKIKNPVAGLQDFMLFENRGKKDLDTYRKVQNEVRDFIKTKGKVNDCISITKSEDGKVYAVHTRFHYIGELRSLLGENEYQRYFNPESVFNMEIENRPQNNEKNEIIKAVDEMLFELMKSTITAKDPAENELKKKRKRRK; this is encoded by the coding sequence ATGATTGTTAAGGTTATGGCTGCGGCGGGTTCGAGTTTTCCCGGAGTCAATTACAACGATAAGAAAATTGATAAAGGAAGCGGAGAATTAATGCTGATGAAAAATTTCCCATCATTCATTAATGAGTCCAGTAAGAAAGAGCAAGTCAGAGATTATTTGAGAGCGATTTCAATTGGGAATAAAAAAGTACTAAAACCTCAGTTTCACGCCATGATCTCGACCAAATTTCAGGAACATTCGAAAGAGGAGTTGGCGAAGATTGCAGAAAATTTCATGGATGAAATGGGTTACGGAAAACAGCCATTTACAGTAGTTTTTCATAATGACACCGATAATAACCATGTGCATATGGTTACTACAAGAGTGGACAAAACAACCGGGAAGAAGATTAATGATAGCTATGAAAAGCTAAAATCACAAAAAGCGTTGGCTCAAGTGATGGAAAAAATATACGGACTCAATGAGGATGAAAAATTAAACAAATTATTGAAATACAAGATCAGTTCTCTTAACCAACTGGAAACTTTACTCGAAAGAAGCGGATACAAAATGGTCAAAAATAAGAAAGATGAAAACGCTTTTGATATTCTAAAAAACGGAGTGAAACAGAAAACTATTGATGGTAATCAAATCATTTTTGACCACCAAAAGAATGACAACAGGAAAAATCAAATCAAAGCTATTTTGATAAAATATAAAGAGATTCATTCGAATAGAGTTTTTAAAGTGGAAGATAATAGGAGGCAAGAATCAATGCTACCAGATGAAAAATTAGCTCCTCGAGAAAATCATTCAAAAATGAAAATTGAGTTTGAAAGTGAACTTCAAAAAAAGCTGAAAGACATTTTTGGAATAGATATAATTTTTCATCAAAAAGAAGATTTAAAACCGTTTGGGTACACTTTGATTGACCACAAATCTGGAAAGGTATATAAAGGAAGTGAAGTGTTGAAAATGAATGAATTGTTTGAATTTACTTCTGATAAAATTGATAAAAAGCTTTTTGAAATATTGAAGGATTACAATATTCCCAATCTAGAGTCAAAAATGATTCTACTTGAATTTTTAAAAATAAAAAATCCAGTAGCCGGATTACAAGATTTTATGCTTTTTGAAAACAGAGGAAAAAAAGATTTGGATACCTATAGAAAAGTTCAAAATGAAGTAAGGGATTTTATTAAAACGAAGGGAAAAGTGAATGATTGTATTTCTATTACAAAAAGTGAGGATGGAAAAGTGTACGCAGTTCACACCAGATTCCATTATATCGGAGAACTTCGATCATTATTGGGAGAAAATGAATACCAAAGATATTTCAATCCAGAAAGTGTTTTCAATATGGAAATAGAAAACCGACCTCAAAATAATGAAAAAAATGAGATTATAAAAGCAGTAGATGAAATGTTATTTGAATTGATGAAGAGTACGATAACTGCAAAAGATCCTGCTGAGAATGAACTTAAAAAGAAACGAAAACGTAGAAAATAA
- a CDS encoding tetratricopeptide repeat protein has translation MKKILLFSVLLYVATYSQKINKNQVYDKYLKNGAYQGSYYNPKYQKYLDSALVLLPKDPYLWQQKSMPYFKKKQYELGFLALDNAVKYDDEYYTYHSYHAFIKCIFEKNYTDAVNEFDALIKFYPKGIIMDHSYYFYKSLSLIQLNRLNEAEENLNISLNLFKGNIEPHFLELFYMGIICYEKEDYEKGIQFFDKSLKQYPKFSDALYYKAKCLYNINQPDKAFEILKKSKEFLSEKYTINEDNAFYEDYPYQIKSWMVDNLIQQMGVVIKQR, from the coding sequence ATGAAAAAAATATTATTGTTTAGCGTTTTACTATATGTAGCCACATATTCACAAAAAATAAATAAGAATCAAGTATATGATAAATATTTAAAAAATGGTGCATATCAAGGTTCTTATTATAACCCAAAGTATCAAAAATATCTTGACTCTGCGTTAGTTTTATTGCCTAAAGACCCTTATTTATGGCAACAAAAATCAATGCCTTATTTTAAGAAAAAACAATATGAATTAGGTTTTTTGGCACTTGATAATGCAGTAAAATATGATGATGAGTATTACACATATCATAGTTATCATGCCTTCATAAAGTGTATTTTTGAAAAAAATTACACAGATGCAGTAAATGAGTTTGATGCACTAATAAAATTTTACCCAAAGGGTATTATAATGGATCATTCCTATTATTTTTATAAATCCTTATCTTTAATTCAATTAAATAGATTGAATGAAGCAGAAGAAAATTTAAATATTTCTTTAAATTTATTTAAAGGCAATATTGAACCTCATTTTTTGGAATTATTTTATATGGGTATTATATGTTATGAGAAAGAGGATTATGAAAAAGGCATACAGTTTTTTGACAAGAGCCTTAAGCAATACCCTAAGTTTTCAGATGCTCTTTATTATAAGGCTAAATGTCTTTATAATATTAATCAACCTGATAAGGCATTTGAAATTCTCAAAAAGTCTAAGGAATTTTTATCTGAAAAATATACAATAAATGAAGATAATGCTTTTTATGAAGATTACCCATATCAAATTAAATCTTGGATGGTTGATAATTTAATTCAACAAATGGGGGTCGTTATTAAACAAAGGTAA
- a CDS encoding winged helix-turn-helix transcriptional regulator, protein MPLEKLLLIISFTIEGVAKEEFFEGFSVPRNKEIMRIFKDLDLVEQLCSGIPRILQFYKKESFQFSENFLRIGLPRNVDEKGGQDGGQVGSQESGQVDLFKIEMTPSQNQVFSLIGENPKISRRELAKNLKINESAIQKHRNNLKDKKVIQRVWKTNGYGEIMRTN, encoded by the coding sequence TTGCCCTTAGAAAAGCTATTGTTAATTATTTCGTTCACAATTGAAGGAGTTGCAAAAGAGGAATTTTTTGAAGGTTTTTCTGTGCCTCGAAATAAAGAAATCATGCGGATTTTCAAAGATCTGGATTTGGTAGAGCAACTCTGTTCAGGTATTCCTCGTATTTTACAATTTTATAAGAAGGAATCATTTCAATTTTCGGAGAATTTTTTAAGAATTGGTCTGCCTAGAAATGTTGATGAAAAAGGTGGTCAAGATGGTGGTCAAGTAGGTAGTCAAGAGAGTGGTCAAGTTGATCTTTTTAAAATTGAAATGACTCCTTCACAAAATCAGGTTTTTAGTTTGATAGGTGAAAATCCGAAAATATCTAGAAGAGAACTAGCGAAAAATCTAAAGATTAATGAATCAGCGATTCAAAAACATAGAAATAATTTGAAAGACAAGAAGGTCATTCAAAGAGTATGGAAGACGAATGGCTACGGGGAAATAATGAGAACTAATTGA
- a CDS encoding GLPGLI family protein — protein sequence MNKFSIILIFLSSLYFSQTKQFVYEYKYVPDSQKKDLILTDYMQLDTDGNRSDYYSQSLKKTDSLINIIEKLNRFDFPRYNPNLNYRISKDYLLNEVAVHIKYGNINFKIEEKDKPKWKIINEKKTVSNYKCQKATVKYLGREWTAWFTNEIPLQDGPYKFNGLPGLVIQINDSENEHSFELIEIKNISKVKPNTTLQEKTISWNQYYKLMAETAQNVNNNIDKMVVLPNGYSFVLKDGNVMHVDKSKKNIEEALSDEIMLINNPIERDKLKIYNQSVK from the coding sequence ATGAACAAATTCTCCATAATTTTAATATTTCTCTCCAGTTTATATTTTTCGCAAACGAAGCAGTTTGTTTACGAATACAAATACGTCCCAGATTCTCAAAAAAAAGATTTAATTCTTACAGATTATATGCAACTTGATACAGATGGAAACAGATCGGATTATTATAGTCAATCACTAAAGAAAACTGATTCGCTCATAAATATTATTGAAAAACTAAATAGATTCGATTTCCCAAGATATAACCCCAATTTGAATTACCGTATTTCAAAAGATTATCTTTTGAATGAAGTTGCAGTTCATATAAAATATGGTAATATAAATTTCAAAATTGAAGAGAAAGACAAGCCAAAATGGAAAATTATTAACGAAAAAAAAACAGTTTCTAATTATAAATGCCAAAAAGCAACTGTAAAATATCTAGGCCGAGAATGGACTGCATGGTTCACAAATGAAATACCATTACAGGATGGTCCCTATAAATTCAATGGTTTGCCAGGATTAGTTATACAAATAAATGACTCTGAAAATGAACATTCTTTTGAATTAATAGAAATAAAAAACATTTCTAAAGTCAAACCTAATACGACTCTTCAAGAAAAAACTATTTCATGGAATCAATACTATAAACTTATGGCAGAAACTGCACAAAATGTTAATAATAACATTGATAAAATGGTTGTGTTACCAAATGGATATTCTTTTGTACTTAAAGATGGTAACGTGATGCATGTTGATAAAAGTAAGAAAAACATTGAAGAGGCATTATCAGACGAGATAATGTTAATAAACAATCCGATTGAAAGAGATAAACTTAAAATTTACAATCAATCTGTTAAATAA
- a CDS encoding CocE/NonD family hydrolase — translation MKQYFSFFLILFYSLSFSQKISIKQFEKIDFNQIESLVQYLSSQIPQKYDEKDKATYYDNIFRISMAAGKYETAMKQLDSVKSIFMESNPTIANAMGTQHEIYIKTIVNPNSKNNFEKIYKNEFKKKYEELSLKSQISLPVYFKGDSDQIKKGVVDLLQKEFVGKDSVNVNTALELCRDYNGYIVVKKSFHLANQYLKEFDAENFTVKDSILIKNKSNSNISIRVVLNNKIKKPESTIIINTIYADENDINDAKVKASYGYNCVYIYTRGKHLSNHKIEPFEHEQEDINEVINWIIKQPWSNGKVGMIGGSYLGFSQWAAAKKLHPALKTIIPQASVGIGSMDFPMNNNVFGTYSLRWLNYVTNNKTTDAENFRNEEKWNSVYKKWYVSGVPFNKLDSISGNRNEIFQRWLQHPNYDQFWKNMVPYKEEFSKINIPILTITGYYDSDQLGALYYFRNHKKYNKNANHYLIIGPYDHSGAQGYIKNELLGYKIDPIAEINLTEICMEWFDYVLKEKNKPTFLKDKINYHVMGTNEWKHSSSIEQFDEHQLKFYFQKHNNQFVLSQSNSKKREFSRLNINFEDRSDADELIKQEFNIIKSSIYNNNNLTFSTDTFDEPFEFSGNFSGTFRISVNKRDVDLNVKLYEVLPDGKHFLLSSYLGRASYSQNPEKRMLLTPNKKATIQIKNNEFVSKKIEKGSRLFAVIGVNKNPFWQINYGSGKEVSEESIEDAKEPLEIKFYNDSYIKIPISQN, via the coding sequence ATGAAGCAATATTTTTCTTTCTTTTTAATACTATTCTATAGTTTATCATTTTCTCAAAAAATTTCTATAAAACAATTTGAGAAAATTGATTTTAATCAAATTGAGAGCTTGGTACAATATCTCTCTTCGCAAATTCCCCAAAAATACGATGAAAAGGATAAAGCAACTTATTATGATAATATTTTCCGGATAAGCATGGCGGCTGGTAAATATGAGACAGCAATGAAGCAGTTAGATTCGGTTAAAAGTATTTTTATGGAAAGCAATCCGACGATTGCAAATGCAATGGGAACACAACATGAGATTTATATTAAAACTATTGTAAATCCAAATTCGAAAAATAATTTTGAAAAAATTTATAAAAACGAATTTAAAAAAAAGTATGAAGAACTATCTTTAAAATCGCAAATTAGTCTACCGGTCTATTTCAAAGGTGATAGTGATCAAATAAAGAAAGGCGTTGTAGATTTGCTGCAAAAAGAGTTTGTCGGAAAAGATAGTGTTAATGTAAATACTGCTTTGGAACTTTGCAGAGATTACAACGGTTATATTGTAGTAAAAAAATCTTTTCATCTAGCAAATCAATATTTAAAAGAGTTTGACGCGGAAAACTTTACGGTCAAAGACAGTATCCTGATAAAAAACAAATCCAATAGCAATATATCTATAAGGGTAGTGTTAAATAATAAAATTAAAAAACCAGAATCTACGATTATCATCAATACAATTTATGCTGATGAAAATGATATTAATGATGCTAAAGTGAAGGCAAGCTATGGCTATAACTGCGTATACATTTATACTCGAGGAAAACATTTAAGTAATCATAAAATTGAACCTTTTGAACATGAGCAAGAAGATATTAATGAGGTGATTAACTGGATTATTAAGCAACCCTGGAGCAATGGTAAAGTTGGAATGATTGGAGGTAGTTATTTGGGCTTTAGTCAATGGGCAGCAGCCAAAAAATTGCATCCAGCTCTTAAAACCATTATTCCTCAAGCCTCTGTGGGAATTGGTTCTATGGATTTCCCTATGAATAACAATGTCTTTGGCACTTATTCTTTAAGATGGCTGAATTATGTTACAAATAATAAGACAACGGATGCTGAAAATTTTAGAAATGAAGAAAAATGGAACTCAGTTTATAAAAAATGGTATGTAAGTGGAGTTCCTTTCAATAAATTAGATTCTATAAGCGGAAACAGAAACGAAATTTTTCAACGTTGGCTGCAACACCCGAACTATGATCAATTTTGGAAAAATATGGTTCCTTATAAAGAGGAGTTTTCGAAAATTAATATCCCGATTTTAACAATAACTGGATATTATGATTCAGATCAGTTAGGAGCGCTATATTATTTTAGAAATCATAAAAAGTATAACAAAAATGCTAATCATTATTTAATAATTGGTCCTTATGATCATTCCGGAGCGCAAGGTTACATCAAAAATGAATTATTAGGATATAAAATTGACCCTATAGCTGAAATTAACCTGACTGAAATCTGTATGGAATGGTTTGATTATGTGTTGAAAGAAAAGAATAAACCAACATTTTTGAAGGATAAAATTAATTATCATGTGATGGGAACTAATGAATGGAAACATTCTTCATCAATTGAACAATTTGATGAACATCAACTAAAATTTTATTTTCAAAAGCACAATAATCAATTTGTCTTATCTCAATCAAATTCAAAAAAGAGAGAGTTTTCAAGACTGAATATTAATTTTGAAGATAGAAGTGACGCTGATGAATTAATAAAACAGGAATTCAACATTATAAAAAGTTCTATTTATAACAATAACAATCTAACGTTTTCAACAGATACCTTTGATGAGCCATTTGAGTTTTCTGGAAATTTTTCTGGAACCTTTAGAATTTCAGTCAATAAAAGAGATGTTGACCTTAATGTGAAACTATATGAAGTTTTACCAGACGGAAAACATTTTCTGCTTTCCAGTTATTTGGGTAGAGCCAGTTATTCTCAAAATCCTGAAAAAAGAATGTTGCTCACTCCAAACAAGAAAGCCACTATACAAATAAAAAACAATGAATTTGTCAGTAAAAAAATAGAGAAAGGAAGCCGATTATTTGCAGTAATTGGCGTTAACAAAAATCCATTCTGGCAAATAAATTATGGGTCTGGAAAAGAAGTTAGTGAAGAATCAATCGAAGACGCAAAAGAACCTTTAGAAATTAAGTTTTATAATGACAGTTATATAAAAATCCCGATTTCACAAAACTAA